The genomic interval AGGAAAGAACATGGAAAGAACCTTACGTTTACAGCATCAAAACATGCGTGCAATAATCCCTCAAAGAAAGACTATAGATTCAATCGATTACACAGTAGACGATTTTAAACCAAGTGGAAATAATCTGCTTGATGAATGGCGTATAAAAAGACTATCAGAGTATTTGACTTACAAATTTCCTTTGTGGAAACGTGCAGGTCTAAAGGAATTTAAGATTAATGAACTAAAAAACTACAAAGGATTGGAAAATATAGACGAAAGTGCTCTTGAATTACTTGAAAAACTTGATTTTGAGGGTTCTGATAGAAAATTTGTTCTCCTTGCAGATGTATTTTCTTCAAGTGGAGGTTATTTTACTGTACAAGAAGATAAAACAATGATAGTTAATCAATTTGATCAATACGATAACATGCTTGTAGATATCAAGTCTGGTACTTTAACTTTGATAAGAATAATCGAAAAATCATCTTTTATCGGAAATTTGAGAATAAATATTCAACAAGGTGCGTGTCTTAATCTTTATAACCTTTACATCGCAAACGGAGAGTTTTTAAATTCAAATGTCTTCATAAATGCAGAAAAAAATTCAAAAGCTTATGTTAAAGATTTCTATTTTGGTGGTAAAATTAACAGTGGATATTTTGGTATAATGTTAAGTGGAGAGGAAGCTTACGCAGAAGTTAGACCTTATTATCTGGCTAACAAGAAAAATATTATAGACATACTTTATCTGATGAGGTTCTATGCACCAAAAACTTATGGTGTTGTAGATTCAAAAGGCGTACTGGGTGACGAGTCAAAGGTCGTGTTCCGGGGGATTATGGATATACTGAGT from Fervidobacterium sp. carries:
- a CDS encoding SufD family Fe-S cluster assembly protein produces the protein MERTLRLQHQNMRAIIPQRKTIDSIDYTVDDFKPSGNNLLDEWRIKRLSEYLTYKFPLWKRAGLKEFKINELKNYKGLENIDESALELLEKLDFEGSDRKFVLLADVFSSSGGYFTVQEDKTMIVNQFDQYDNMLVDIKSGTLTLIRIIEKSSFIGNLRINIQQGACLNLYNLYIANGEFLNSNVFINAEKNSKAYVKDFYFGGKINSGYFGIMLSGEEAYAEVRPYYLANKKNIIDILYLMRFYAPKTYGVVDSKGVLGDESKVVFRGIMDILSGSKEVEAHQSNHSILISQKAKVEAIPSLMVDENDVVASHAASSSPIDESMLFYLMTRGIPESDARKMIVRGVFESFKQELTKYGLEGVVERALNSVVG